In Pseudomonas sp. MM213, a genomic segment contains:
- a CDS encoding hydrogen peroxide-inducible genes activator, with protein sequence MTLTELRYIVTLAQEQHFGHAAERCHVSQPTLSVGVKKLEDELGVLIFERSKSAVRLTPVGEGIVAQAQKVLEQAQGIRELAQAGKNQLTAPLKVGAIYTVGPYLFPHLIPQLHRVAPQMPLYIEENFTHVLRDKLRNGELDAIIIALPFNEADVLTLQLYDEPFYVLMPAQHPWTQKESIDAALLNDKSLLLLGEGHCFRDQVLEACPTLTKGNDGAKHTTVESSSLETIRHMVASGLGISILPLSAVDSHHYAPGVIEVRPLTAPVPFRTVAIAWRASFPRPKAIEILADSIRLCSVAKPPAPVAAA encoded by the coding sequence ATGACTCTTACAGAATTACGCTACATCGTTACCCTCGCCCAAGAGCAGCACTTTGGCCACGCGGCCGAGCGTTGCCACGTCAGCCAGCCGACCCTGTCGGTGGGCGTGAAAAAGCTTGAAGACGAACTCGGTGTGCTGATTTTCGAGCGCAGCAAGAGCGCCGTGCGCCTGACCCCGGTCGGCGAAGGCATCGTGGCCCAGGCACAAAAAGTCCTGGAACAGGCCCAAGGCATCCGCGAACTGGCCCAGGCCGGCAAGAACCAGCTGACCGCCCCGCTGAAAGTCGGCGCCATCTACACCGTCGGCCCGTACCTGTTTCCGCACCTGATTCCGCAACTGCACCGGGTCGCCCCGCAGATGCCGTTGTACATCGAAGAAAACTTCACCCACGTGCTGCGCGACAAACTGCGCAACGGCGAGCTCGACGCGATCATCATCGCCCTGCCGTTCAACGAAGCCGACGTCCTGACCCTGCAGCTCTACGACGAGCCGTTCTACGTCCTGATGCCGGCCCAGCACCCGTGGACACAAAAAGAATCCATCGACGCCGCCCTGCTCAACGACAAGAGCCTGCTGCTGCTTGGCGAGGGCCACTGCTTCCGTGATCAAGTGCTGGAAGCCTGCCCGACGCTGACCAAAGGCAACGACGGCGCCAAGCACACCACGGTGGAATCCAGCTCGCTGGAAACCATTCGCCACATGGTCGCCTCGGGGCTCGGGATTTCGATCCTGCCGCTGTCGGCCGTGGACAGCCATCACTACGCCCCCGGTGTAATTGAAGTGCGCCCACTGACCGCCCCGGTGCCGTTCCGCACCGTGGCCATTGCCTGGCGCGCGAGCTTCCCGCGTCCGAAGGCCATTGAAATCCTCGCTGACTCCATTCGCCTGTGCTCGGTGGCCAAGCCGCCCGCGCCGGTGGCTGCGGCTTAA
- the recG gene encoding ATP-dependent DNA helicase RecG, translated as MTELSQVSVTALKGVGEAMAEKLAKVGLENLQDVLFHLPLRYQDRTRVVPIGHLRPGQDAVIEGTVSGADVVMGRRRSLVVRLQDGTGGLSLRFYHFSNAQKEGLKRGTRIRCYGEARPGASGLEIYHPEYRALTGDEPPPVDETLTPVYPLTEGLTQQRLRQLCMQTLTMLGPTSLPDWLPNELARDYQLAPLADAIRYLHHPPADADVDELALGHHWAQHRLAFEELLTHQLSQQRLRESMRSLRAPAMPKATRLPAQYLANLGFNPTGAQQRVGNEIAYDLSQHEPMLRLIQGDVGAGKTVVAALAALQALEAGYQVALMAPTEILAEQHFITFKRWLEPLGIEVAWLAGKLKGKNRVAALEQIASGTPMVVGTHALFQDEVQFKNLALVIIDEQHRFGVQQRLALRQKGVGGRMCPHQLIMTATPIPRTLAMSAYADLDTSILDELPPGRTPVNTVLVTDTRRVEVIERVRGACAEGRQAYWVCTLIEESEELTCQAAETTFEDLTSALGELKVGLIHGRMKPVEKAAVMAEFKAGNLQLLVATTVIEVGVDVPNASLMIIENPERLGLAQLHQLRGRVGRGSAASHCVLLYHPPLSQIGRQRLGIMRETNDGFVIAEKDLELRGPGEMLGTRQTGLLQFKVADLMRDADLLPAVRDAAQALLERWPDHVSPLLDRWLRHGQQYGQV; from the coding sequence ATGACCGAGTTGTCGCAAGTGTCGGTCACGGCACTCAAGGGTGTCGGCGAGGCCATGGCCGAGAAACTGGCCAAGGTCGGCCTGGAGAATCTCCAGGACGTGCTGTTTCACCTGCCGCTGCGTTATCAGGACCGCACTCGCGTAGTCCCGATCGGCCACCTGCGACCGGGGCAGGATGCCGTGATCGAAGGCACCGTCAGCGGCGCCGACGTGGTCATGGGCCGGCGCCGCAGCCTGGTCGTGCGCTTGCAGGACGGTACCGGCGGGCTCAGCCTGCGCTTCTACCATTTCAGCAACGCCCAGAAAGAAGGCCTCAAACGTGGCACGCGGATTCGCTGCTACGGCGAAGCGCGGCCCGGTGCGTCGGGACTGGAAATCTACCACCCGGAATACCGCGCCCTCACCGGCGACGAGCCGCCGCCCGTGGATGAAACCCTGACGCCGGTGTACCCGCTCACCGAAGGCCTGACCCAGCAGCGTTTGCGCCAGCTCTGCATGCAAACCCTGACGATGCTCGGCCCGACCAGCCTGCCGGATTGGTTGCCGAACGAACTGGCGCGGGACTATCAACTGGCGCCGTTGGCCGACGCAATTCGTTACCTGCATCACCCGCCGGCCGACGCCGATGTCGACGAACTCGCCCTCGGTCATCATTGGGCGCAGCATCGTCTGGCCTTTGAAGAACTGCTGACCCATCAACTGTCCCAGCAGCGTCTGCGCGAAAGCATGCGTTCCCTGCGCGCGCCGGCGATGCCGAAAGCCACCCGATTGCCGGCCCAATACCTGGCCAATCTCGGCTTCAATCCAACTGGCGCCCAACAACGCGTCGGCAACGAAATTGCCTATGACCTCAGCCAGCACGAACCAATGCTGCGACTGATTCAGGGCGACGTCGGTGCGGGCAAAACCGTGGTCGCAGCCCTTGCCGCATTGCAAGCGCTGGAAGCCGGTTACCAAGTGGCGTTGATGGCGCCGACCGAGATCCTCGCCGAGCAGCATTTCATCACCTTCAAGCGCTGGCTCGAACCGCTGGGCATTGAAGTCGCGTGGCTGGCCGGCAAGCTCAAAGGCAAGAACCGCGTGGCCGCGCTGGAGCAGATCGCCAGTGGCACACCGATGGTGGTCGGCACTCACGCACTGTTCCAGGACGAAGTGCAGTTCAAGAACCTCGCGCTGGTGATCATCGACGAACAACACCGTTTCGGCGTGCAACAGCGCCTGGCGCTGCGGCAGAAAGGCGTCGGCGGGCGCATGTGTCCGCATCAGCTGATCATGACCGCCACGCCGATTCCACGCACGCTGGCGATGAGCGCCTACGCCGACCTCGACACCTCGATCCTCGACGAACTGCCGCCCGGCCGAACCCCGGTCAACACCGTGTTGGTCACCGACACCCGACGCGTCGAAGTCATCGAACGGGTGCGCGGTGCCTGCGCCGAAGGGCGTCAGGCCTATTGGGTGTGCACGCTGATCGAAGAGTCGGAAGAGCTGACCTGCCAAGCGGCGGAAACCACCTTTGAGGACCTCACCTCCGCCCTCGGCGAGTTGAAGGTCGGGTTGATTCACGGCCGCATGAAGCCTGTGGAAAAAGCCGCCGTGATGGCTGAATTCAAGGCCGGCAACCTGCAACTGCTGGTCGCCACCACCGTGATCGAAGTCGGCGTCGACGTGCCGAACGCCAGCCTGATGATCATCGAAAACCCCGAGCGCCTCGGCCTCGCGCAGTTGCACCAATTGCGCGGCCGCGTCGGTCGAGGCAGCGCCGCCAGCCATTGCGTGCTGCTCTACCATCCGCCGCTGTCACAGATCGGCCGTCAGCGCCTGGGCATCATGCGCGAAACCAACGACGGTTTTGTCATCGCCGAGAAAGACCTCGAACTACGCGGCCCCGGCGAAATGCTCGGCACGCGCCAGACCGGTCTGCTGCAATTCAAGGTCGCCGACCTGATGCGCGACGCCGATCTGCTACCCGCCGTGCGCGACGCCGCCCAGGCATTGCTGGAGCGTTGGCCGGATCACGTCAGCCCGCTGCTCGACCGCTGGCTGCGCCACGGGCAGCAATACGGCCAAGTGTGA
- a CDS encoding aminoacyl-tRNA deacylase and HDOD domain-containing protein: MTEAALVPETPHAPSVIRLLLAKLGIAYEEVLDHHGLNASRKVQAVLLDDAVGALMVLFPQSQLLDLNRLAELTGRRLAAVSTERLEKMLGKHNLSLLPGLPALTSSPCLYEESLLREPKLLINSGEPGVLLEITSEAFKTMLTKASAANFGENVSSIRPNLDRPDDDREEITQAVQAFTARRIQQRLEATIEIPPLAETAQKIIKLRVDPNATIDDITGVVETDPALAAQVVSWAASPYYASPGKIRSVEDAIVRVLGFDLVINLALGLALGKTLSLPKDHPQHTTPYWQQSIYTAAVIEGLTRAMPRAQRPEAGLTYLAGLLHNFGYLLLAHVFPPHFSLICRHLEVNPHLCHSYVEQHLLGISREQIGSWLMRYWDMPDELATALRFQHDPSYDGAYAEYPNLVCLSVRLLRSRGIGSGPDEDIPDALLERVGLTRDKANDVVSKVLEAEVLLRELASQFTQA; the protein is encoded by the coding sequence ATGACTGAAGCTGCCCTCGTCCCCGAAACCCCGCACGCTCCGTCTGTTATTCGGCTGCTGCTCGCCAAACTGGGCATCGCCTACGAAGAAGTCCTCGACCACCACGGCCTGAACGCCTCGCGCAAAGTGCAAGCGGTGCTGCTCGACGACGCCGTGGGCGCGCTGATGGTGCTGTTCCCGCAAAGCCAGTTGCTCGACCTCAACCGCCTCGCCGAACTGACCGGCCGCCGCCTCGCCGCCGTGTCGACCGAGCGCCTGGAAAAGATGCTCGGCAAACACAACCTGAGCCTGCTGCCCGGCCTGCCGGCGCTGACCAGCTCGCCCTGCCTGTACGAAGAAAGCCTGCTGCGCGAACCGAAGTTGCTGATCAACTCGGGCGAGCCGGGCGTGCTGCTGGAAATCACCAGCGAAGCCTTCAAGACCATGCTGACCAAGGCCAGCGCCGCCAACTTCGGCGAGAACGTGAGCAGCATCCGCCCGAACCTCGACCGCCCCGACGATGACCGCGAGGAAATCACCCAGGCCGTCCAGGCGTTCACCGCGAGACGCATCCAGCAACGCCTGGAAGCCACCATCGAAATTCCGCCACTGGCCGAGACCGCGCAGAAAATCATCAAACTGCGCGTCGACCCCAACGCCACCATCGACGACATCACCGGCGTGGTCGAAACCGACCCGGCCCTGGCCGCACAAGTCGTGAGCTGGGCGGCGTCGCCGTACTACGCCTCGCCGGGCAAGATTCGCTCCGTTGAAGACGCCATCGTCCGCGTGCTGGGTTTCGATCTGGTGATCAACCTGGCGCTGGGCCTGGCCCTGGGCAAAACCCTCAGCCTGCCCAAAGACCACCCGCAACACACCACGCCGTACTGGCAGCAATCGATCTACACCGCCGCCGTCATCGAAGGCCTGACCCGCGCCATGCCGCGCGCCCAGCGCCCGGAAGCCGGCCTGACCTACCTCGCCGGCCTGCTGCACAACTTCGGCTACCTGCTGCTGGCCCACGTGTTCCCGCCGCACTTCTCGCTGATCTGCCGCCACCTGGAGGTCAACCCGCACCTGTGCCACAGCTACGTCGAGCAACACCTGCTCGGCATCAGCCGCGAACAGATCGGCTCATGGCTGATGCGCTATTGGGACATGCCCGACGAACTGGCCACCGCGCTGCGCTTCCAGCACGACCCAAGCTACGACGGCGCCTACGCCGAGTACCCGAACCTCGTGTGCCTGTCCGTGCGCCTGCTGCGTAGCCGCGGCATCGGCTCCGGCCCGGATGAAGACATCCCCGACGCCCTGCTGGAGCGCGTCGGTTTGACTCGCGACAAAGCCAACGACGTCGTCAGCAAAGTCCTCGAAGCCGAAGTCCTGCTGCGCGAACTCGCCTCGCAATTCACCCAGGCCTAA
- a CDS encoding DUF6124 family protein encodes MIKPTPNPPEHEATSPYESFDSKKLHEAAERALDHHFGTAPDKQSKTRKGALFIVAPDLHTETLLANASEDLLSISAIAADLADGVEGSRRSVALALSRMADGVHLLVERALDHIDSPPSEEHRAKA; translated from the coding sequence ATGATTAAGCCAACTCCGAATCCCCCAGAACACGAAGCCACATCCCCCTACGAATCCTTCGATTCCAAAAAACTCCACGAAGCCGCCGAGCGCGCCCTCGACCATCACTTCGGCACAGCACCGGATAAACAATCGAAAACCCGCAAGGGTGCGCTCTTTATCGTCGCTCCCGACCTCCACACCGAAACCCTCCTGGCCAATGCCTCCGAAGACCTGCTGTCCATCAGCGCCATCGCCGCCGACCTGGCCGACGGTGTAGAAGGCTCCCGCCGCTCAGTCGCCCTGGCACTCAGCAGAATGGCGGACGGCGTGCATCTGTTGGTGGAACGAGCGCTGGACCACATTGATTCGCCGCCCTCGGAAGAGCATCGCGCCAAGGCGTAA
- a CDS encoding T6SS phospholipase effector Tle1-like catalytic domain-containing protein, producing the protein MSKQISAEIKKQAASVSVPPAFPAQGRLPKDPNQLSENIRKQKADETRFTNQQRKLLQSKGDVQSGPSCSKTLHITIAFDGTNNNDLADSSSSPSSCSNIARIFHASLGSDPTIQTGYFRYYSPGVGTTFPEINEVVPDSFGLIGANGGENRINWGLTRLISALKDSVPGQTPFSPDETKSLVEGMATSWLGTVMTAGLMENGEKKREAVMRPHIQDLEKALKKLDEGDHKPRILAMRLYVYGFSRGAAQARTFANWLQTLTRCSGESGVVEYLFAGLPLSIEFLGLCDTVAAVGLADSAPFAAGHMGWADGTMRLPEDAIIESQDTTVPEDRHFLKRCVHLVSAHEQRASFPLDSIRRRSKTADGQRNTEAPSSYRDNTVEYFYPGVHSDVGGGYSPKDQGKAISGTDDLLSQIPLHHLYAEAFKAGAPLQVPQNILLPDHEAWRAMDPKVQDEFDFNATLVRRFNAWQAQAKGGTLEEVMKQEHALITAWRIDRYAGGVEKQPFFQNSLADMPKAKIDAWEAIQKRRDAKTSAAAEGKPEPTYTEAEEKENQLNIQIVGGQEKVDKMRWEKKFEPPLDHRQLSGAAAEFRHDYLREWGMVDDSFTAGGVVDMLLGGTVFLINEEDEAEEYAYLHAEGTKLHEKMFIAANKPRPGQEDLVALFDNQIHDSRAWFMNHSAIGPREPFTDYFRIRLIHFDNESNKQLSLLASAGRVIGLGIALASVGLSIKRKDPRMLLGLFLPSLARPVLSGKVGLPEISAFDPLTGIALPVASNLDALRVFTKEPGDLVAKAAALPPLKPLTEANANTPALQKILVAHQALEAVEAARKKDVGALAGMLANAANDEDKPGGWLDLVADQASNLKSSEKNV; encoded by the coding sequence ATGTCCAAACAAATAAGCGCGGAAATTAAAAAACAAGCTGCATCTGTGTCGGTACCGCCAGCGTTTCCAGCACAAGGGCGTCTGCCAAAAGACCCGAATCAACTTTCAGAGAATATTCGTAAACAGAAGGCTGATGAAACACGATTTACTAACCAGCAGCGAAAACTATTACAGTCTAAAGGTGATGTTCAAAGTGGGCCGTCATGCAGTAAGACGTTACATATAACTATTGCGTTCGACGGAACCAATAATAATGATCTCGCTGATAGCTCCTCGAGTCCTTCATCATGCAGTAATATTGCTCGTATCTTCCACGCAAGTTTAGGGTCGGACCCAACAATACAAACAGGATACTTTCGTTATTACAGTCCGGGAGTCGGGACAACATTTCCAGAGATCAATGAAGTCGTTCCAGACTCATTTGGGCTAATAGGTGCAAATGGTGGTGAAAACCGAATTAATTGGGGGCTGACTCGTTTGATTTCAGCACTAAAGGATTCGGTACCGGGCCAAACGCCATTCTCGCCTGACGAAACAAAAAGTCTGGTAGAGGGAATGGCTACTTCTTGGCTAGGCACCGTCATGACGGCAGGTCTAATGGAGAATGGTGAGAAAAAGCGTGAAGCAGTTATGCGTCCGCATATCCAGGATCTGGAAAAAGCGCTCAAGAAACTCGATGAGGGAGACCATAAGCCTCGAATCTTAGCGATGCGTCTATATGTGTATGGATTTTCCCGTGGTGCGGCTCAAGCGCGAACCTTCGCTAACTGGCTTCAGACATTGACGCGCTGCTCAGGGGAGAGTGGGGTCGTGGAATACCTCTTTGCGGGTTTGCCGCTGTCCATAGAGTTTCTTGGACTCTGCGACACCGTGGCGGCGGTTGGTCTTGCTGACAGTGCGCCATTCGCTGCTGGGCATATGGGGTGGGCTGACGGCACTATGCGGTTGCCTGAAGATGCGATTATCGAGAGTCAAGACACAACAGTTCCCGAGGACCGTCACTTCCTAAAGCGCTGCGTACATTTAGTTTCGGCTCATGAGCAACGTGCTAGTTTTCCTCTGGATTCTATTCGCCGGAGGTCAAAAACGGCTGACGGCCAGCGAAATACTGAGGCTCCCTCTAGTTACCGGGATAATACTGTCGAGTACTTTTATCCAGGTGTGCACTCCGACGTAGGAGGAGGTTACTCACCGAAAGACCAAGGCAAAGCGATTTCTGGTACAGACGATTTGCTATCTCAAATTCCGTTACACCATCTCTATGCTGAAGCATTCAAGGCCGGTGCTCCGCTGCAAGTTCCACAGAATATTCTTCTTCCAGATCACGAAGCGTGGCGTGCCATGGACCCTAAGGTCCAAGACGAGTTCGACTTTAACGCTACCCTGGTTCGCCGCTTCAACGCTTGGCAGGCTCAAGCCAAAGGCGGCACTTTGGAAGAGGTGATGAAACAAGAGCATGCGCTAATTACCGCATGGAGAATCGACCGTTACGCCGGTGGCGTAGAAAAACAGCCATTCTTTCAAAACTCTCTTGCGGATATGCCCAAAGCAAAAATCGATGCTTGGGAAGCTATTCAGAAGCGCAGAGATGCCAAAACCTCTGCTGCTGCTGAGGGCAAGCCCGAGCCGACTTACACCGAGGCAGAGGAGAAGGAAAACCAACTGAACATACAAATTGTCGGTGGCCAGGAAAAAGTCGACAAAATGCGTTGGGAGAAAAAATTTGAGCCTCCTCTAGACCACCGCCAGCTAAGTGGGGCAGCAGCGGAGTTTAGGCATGACTACTTGAGAGAGTGGGGCATGGTGGATGACTCATTCACCGCTGGTGGTGTGGTAGATATGCTACTGGGCGGTACAGTGTTCCTGATAAATGAGGAAGACGAAGCGGAGGAGTATGCCTACCTGCATGCTGAAGGCACAAAGCTGCACGAAAAAATGTTTATTGCAGCCAATAAACCTAGGCCGGGGCAAGAAGACCTAGTGGCGTTGTTTGACAATCAGATTCACGACTCCCGAGCGTGGTTCATGAACCACTCCGCTATTGGACCGCGTGAGCCCTTTACGGACTATTTCCGTATCCGTTTGATTCATTTCGATAACGAGTCGAATAAGCAGCTATCGCTCTTAGCCAGTGCCGGGCGGGTTATCGGACTTGGTATTGCATTGGCTAGTGTCGGCCTGAGTATCAAGAGGAAGGATCCTCGTATGTTGCTAGGTCTGTTTTTACCATCCTTGGCTCGTCCTGTCCTGAGCGGAAAAGTGGGGCTGCCGGAAATCAGTGCTTTCGACCCACTTACAGGCATTGCGCTTCCAGTGGCAAGCAATCTGGATGCTCTACGAGTGTTCACTAAAGAACCGGGAGACCTGGTGGCCAAAGCCGCAGCCTTGCCACCGCTGAAACCATTGACTGAAGCAAACGCGAACACCCCGGCGCTGCAGAAAATTCTGGTAGCCCATCAGGCGCTTGAAGCAGTCGAAGCTGCTCGCAAGAAGGACGTGGGTGCATTGGCCGGTATGTTGGCGAATGCGGCGAACGATGAGGACAAGCCCGGTGGCTGGCTCGACTTGGTGGCTGATCAGGCCAGTAACTTGAAGTCGTCTGAAAAGAACGTGTAA
- a CDS encoding DUF3304 domain-containing protein produces the protein MSGSLSEAIPMAENRNFVVQSNRCICRKQYARFFGCLINCHDEHGGVEGMSKLISKGNNSRDDKFLSSAKFLRGLHVPVRMMPFISNIKSRCMRLALLLVGTFTIVACQAESKMLSTSVTGYNHTSAAINRFTVNGAGGPNIGPHQGGGSEVCCGVVPRVWTPGLRAIVEWEKDPNARPSAKWPPLGTDAYRAEYKKHAAQYTQHSVTVEIPKYDTAGSLKVHFLPCDQVRVSADNIKRGDPAYPFNFPMNMEEPKVCPNK, from the coding sequence ATGTCCGGTTCTTTGAGCGAAGCTATACCTATGGCGGAAAATAGAAACTTTGTCGTGCAATCAAATAGATGTATTTGCAGGAAGCAATACGCCCGGTTCTTCGGGTGTTTGATTAACTGCCATGATGAACATGGAGGAGTCGAAGGTATGTCAAAGCTTATAAGCAAAGGTAACAACTCGCGTGATGACAAATTTTTGTCATCTGCCAAATTTCTGCGGGGGCTGCACGTACCCGTGAGAATGATGCCCTTTATTAGTAATATTAAGTCACGTTGCATGCGTTTGGCATTGTTGTTGGTCGGCACATTTACTATTGTTGCCTGCCAAGCAGAATCAAAAATGCTTTCTACATCGGTAACCGGTTATAACCATACTTCCGCCGCTATTAATAGATTTACCGTCAACGGTGCTGGAGGACCTAACATAGGCCCGCATCAAGGTGGAGGTAGCGAAGTTTGTTGTGGGGTTGTGCCAAGAGTATGGACCCCAGGTTTGAGGGCTATTGTTGAATGGGAGAAAGACCCTAATGCAAGACCTTCTGCCAAATGGCCGCCACTTGGTACGGATGCGTACCGTGCAGAATATAAAAAACATGCGGCGCAATATACCCAGCATTCAGTAACTGTCGAAATTCCAAAATACGATACGGCGGGTTCTTTGAAGGTGCATTTTTTACCGTGCGATCAGGTTCGTGTCTCGGCAGACAATATTAAACGTGGCGATCCGGCTTATCCCTTTAACTTCCCAATGAATATGGAGGAGCCTAAGGTATGTCCAAACAAATAA
- a CDS encoding DUF3304 domain-containing protein yields MPPNAGGGAEVCCGALPLQWNPGVRAIIEWDKDPNPYGPIKRDQNGQILKEALVRHSADYSHHTAMVEVPKYTEQLCALQVHFLPCDQVKVSTTCFTPGHPDYPDKAYFQVKGSKICPVL; encoded by the coding sequence ATTCCACCAAATGCTGGTGGAGGAGCTGAAGTTTGCTGTGGCGCACTCCCTCTTCAGTGGAATCCGGGAGTTAGAGCAATCATTGAATGGGACAAAGACCCCAATCCATACGGGCCCATTAAGCGTGACCAAAACGGACAAATTCTAAAAGAGGCATTGGTTCGTCACTCCGCTGATTACTCTCACCATACAGCGATGGTTGAGGTTCCGAAGTATACTGAGCAACTTTGCGCGCTACAGGTTCACTTTCTACCGTGCGATCAAGTAAAAGTTTCTACAACTTGCTTTACCCCCGGGCATCCGGATTATCCCGATAAAGCCTATTTTCAAGTTAAGGGGTCGAAGATATGTCCGGTTCTTTGA
- a CDS encoding DUF3304 domain-containing protein: MSGGACGPVEVAGAAMSSWWVRGWVLMGLVVLSGCRSGPEMVGAPVKGFNHTSAEIMGFTINGAGGPRIPPNQGGGNEMCCSTLPLQWRPGLRATIEWDKDPNPYESVERDQYGQITKEIVVRHSAGYSHHKATVEIPKYAKELCALQVHFLPCDQVRVSTTCFPPGHTNYPDKAYFQVKESMICPAL; the protein is encoded by the coding sequence ATGAGTGGGGGTGCTTGTGGGCCGGTTGAGGTTGCGGGGGCGGCGATGTCTTCGTGGTGGGTTCGTGGGTGGGTTTTGATGGGGTTGGTGGTGTTGAGTGGGTGTCGTAGTGGGCCTGAAATGGTCGGTGCTCCCGTTAAGGGCTTTAACCATACCTCCGCAGAAATAATGGGATTCACGATCAATGGTGCTGGCGGTCCGCGAATCCCACCCAATCAGGGCGGAGGAAATGAAATGTGCTGCAGCACACTTCCTTTGCAATGGCGTCCGGGCCTTAGAGCGACTATCGAATGGGACAAAGATCCAAATCCATACGAATCGGTCGAGCGTGACCAGTACGGACAAATTACAAAAGAGATAGTTGTTCGTCATTCTGCTGGTTACTCTCACCATAAAGCGACGGTCGAAATTCCTAAGTACGCTAAAGAACTTTGTGCTTTGCAGGTTCATTTTTTGCCGTGCGATCAGGTAAGGGTTTCTACTACCTGCTTTCCTCCGGGTCACACGAACTATCCAGATAAAGCGTATTTTCAAGTTAAGGAGTCGATGATATGTCCGGCTCTTTGA
- a CDS encoding DUF4123 domain-containing protein, producing the protein MYTSNVHWLDELWVNALQLKQSHLDLLIDATSLDYPLLQELAEQPDGPKLAKLFENTPEVAIADFGPLLLRVDTAQRAWLKTFISAVDCNKHVVALFSPWAFDALAEHLRGYTQAKWNQGRSEGVLRYYDPRMLLPVAETLTPVQSNAFHAAVISWHWLDRDQHPQSLPGNYVRHAPTPANGPVMFDHPQVANLLAWTEADAYRIDRCAVPQNYGLSRNEGLIRHLYRSQIAANQKGLKEPEEREPFIEQWLVENSPFVIDEPPKALI; encoded by the coding sequence ATGTACACAAGCAACGTGCACTGGCTGGATGAGTTATGGGTCAACGCCCTGCAACTGAAACAGTCGCACCTCGACCTGTTGATCGACGCAACCAGTCTCGACTACCCGCTGCTGCAAGAACTGGCGGAGCAGCCCGACGGGCCAAAACTGGCCAAGCTGTTTGAAAACACCCCGGAAGTCGCCATTGCCGATTTCGGCCCGCTGCTGCTGCGCGTCGACACGGCCCAACGCGCCTGGCTGAAAACCTTCATCAGCGCCGTCGACTGCAACAAACACGTCGTCGCCCTGTTCAGCCCTTGGGCGTTCGATGCGCTGGCCGAACACCTGCGCGGCTACACCCAGGCAAAATGGAACCAGGGCCGCTCCGAAGGCGTGCTGCGCTACTACGACCCGCGCATGCTGCTGCCCGTCGCCGAAACCCTGACCCCGGTACAAAGCAACGCCTTCCACGCCGCCGTCATCTCCTGGCACTGGCTCGACCGCGACCAACACCCACAAAGCCTGCCCGGCAACTACGTCCGCCACGCCCCCACACCGGCCAACGGCCCTGTCATGTTCGACCACCCACAAGTCGCCAACCTGCTCGCCTGGACCGAAGCCGACGCCTACCGCATCGACCGCTGCGCCGTGCCGCAAAACTACGGCTTGAGCCGTAATGAGGGGCTTATTCGCCATTTGTATCGCAGCCAGATCGCGGCAAATCAGAAGGGGTTGAAGGAACCGGAAGAGCGGGAACCGTTTATTGAACAGTGGTTGGTGGAGAATTCGCCGTTTGTGATTGATGAGCCGCCGAAGGCGTTGATTTGA